One Capsicum annuum cultivar UCD-10X-F1 chromosome 2, UCD10Xv1.1, whole genome shotgun sequence genomic window carries:
- the LOC107852623 gene encoding RNA exonuclease 4, with protein sequence MRTSYHSVHEPKCEICKKHCRYFESLREHLIGPLPKADCEKIFKERGCDICLTILASRNALRAHRESCQLSRSNNGLIYRMARLGIQDDLRIENSHGRVVALSCKMVGGGSDGSLDLCARVCLIDEHERILFHSYVAPNLPITNYRYETTGIRQEHLRDAVPLKQVSKKIQDYLCNGEPLWQIRSRSGRARILVGHSLDHDLKGLELEYPTIMIRDTAKYPPLMKTSKLSNSLKYLTKAYLGYEIQTGIQDPYEDCVATMRLYMRMKSQAHRREDYPLANDPQNRNNFGAWRQSELERMTPQKLMEISRSDYYCWCLDS encoded by the exons ATGAGGACATCTTATCATTCAGTTCATGAACCAAAGTGTGAGATTTGCAAAAAACACTGTCGATATTTTGAATCTCTGAGAGAGCATCTCATTG GGCCATTGCCAAAGGCAGACTGTGAGAAGATTTTCAAGGAAAGAGGATGTGACATTTGTTTGACAATCCTTGCTAGCCGGAATGCACTAAGGGCTCATAGGGAATCATGTCAACTCTCACGCTCAAATAAT GGTTTGATCTATCGCATGGCTAGGTTGGGCATTCAAGATGACCTAAGGATTGAGAATAGCCATGGAAGAGTTGTTGCTCTTTCCTGCAAAATGGTAGGTGGTGGCAGTGATGGCTCTCTTGACCTTTGTGCTAGAGTTTGCCTAATTGATGAACATGAAAGAATCCTCTTTCACTCCTACGTTGCACCTAATCTTCCCATCACTAACTACAG GTATGAAACAACGGGGATAAGGCAAGAACATTTGAGGGATGCAGTGCCATTAAAGCAAGTATCAAAAAAGATTCAAGATTATCTTTGTAATGGAGAACCTTTATGGCAAATTCGTTCAAGAAGTGGAAGGGCGAGGATCCTTGTTGGTCATAGTTTGGATCATGATTTGAAAGGCTTGGAACTCGAGTATCCAACAATTATGATAAG GGATACTGCAAAATACCCTCCATTGATGAAAACAAGCAAGCTCAGCAACTCACTCAAGTACTTGACCAAAGCTTATCTTGG GTATGAGATTCAGACAGGTATTCAGGATCCGTATGAAGACTGTGTTGCAACAATGAGGTTGTATATGAGAATGAAATCACAAGCACACAGAAGGGAAGATTATCCACTTGCCAATGACCCACAAAATCGTAACAATTTTGGGGCATGGAGGCAAAGTGAGCTTGAGAGGATGACGCCTCAAAAATTGATGGAAATTTCTCGATCTGATTATTATTGTTGGTGTTTGGATTCCTAA